Proteins from one Deltaproteobacteria bacterium genomic window:
- the hemA gene encoding glutamyl-tRNA reductase: MNLVIVGLNHKTSPVEIREKLSFPSHAIGEPLAKLTNHYGLAEGVILSTCNRVEVLAVASDAEKGTWQVKRFLSDYHSIPLEKLDEHLYVRQGEEAVKHLFRVAAGLDSMIMGEPQILGQVKDAYGYAVHGNTAGVIVNKLYHKAFQVAKRVRTETRIGESAVSISFAAVELARKIFGNLAGKTCMLVGAGEMAELAARHLQTNGVREILVANRTYEKAVELVKCFSGTAIMFREFPHYLKNVDIVVASTASPNFIIKPEQVQEVMRERKNKPMFFIDISVPRNIDPEVNSIDNCYVYDVDDLQGVVVANLQERHKEAEQAEAIIVEEIDKFYRWIKSLDVVPTIIALRQACDSVRKAELARAMGSLSSLGENEMKVLDAMTSAIVKKILHNPITHLKREANKIEGDLYIDTIRKLFDLAVDEEAVKKAAQNNDD; this comes from the coding sequence ATGAACCTCGTTATAGTCGGACTCAACCATAAGACCTCGCCAGTAGAGATACGGGAGAAGCTCTCTTTTCCGTCTCACGCCATAGGCGAGCCGCTCGCGAAGCTTACTAACCATTATGGTCTCGCCGAGGGCGTCATATTGTCCACCTGCAACAGGGTCGAGGTGCTGGCGGTCGCGAGCGACGCCGAGAAGGGCACATGGCAGGTAAAGAGGTTCCTTTCGGACTACCACTCCATACCCCTTGAGAAGCTTGACGAGCACCTTTACGTCCGCCAGGGCGAGGAGGCGGTAAAGCACCTCTTCAGGGTCGCCGCGGGCCTGGACTCGATGATAATGGGCGAGCCGCAGATACTGGGGCAGGTGAAGGACGCCTACGGGTACGCGGTCCACGGGAATACGGCCGGGGTCATCGTAAACAAGCTCTACCACAAGGCATTCCAGGTCGCGAAACGCGTAAGGACCGAGACGAGGATAGGCGAGTCCGCTGTCTCGATAAGCTTCGCGGCGGTCGAGCTCGCCCGTAAGATATTCGGCAACCTTGCAGGCAAGACCTGCATGCTCGTGGGCGCTGGAGAGATGGCCGAGCTCGCGGCCCGTCACCTCCAGACGAACGGGGTGCGCGAGATACTGGTCGCGAACAGGACCTATGAAAAGGCCGTTGAGCTCGTGAAATGCTTCTCGGGCACGGCCATCATGTTCAGGGAGTTCCCGCATTACCTGAAAAACGTCGACATAGTAGTAGCCTCCACCGCCTCCCCCAACTTCATCATAAAACCGGAGCAGGTTCAGGAGGTCATGCGGGAGCGGAAGAACAAGCCCATGTTCTTCATAGACATATCGGTCCCCAGGAACATCGATCCTGAGGTGAACAGCATCGACAACTGCTACGTCTACGACGTGGACGACCTGCAGGGCGTGGTGGTTGCGAACCTGCAGGAGAGGCACAAGGAGGCCGAGCAGGCCGAGGCCATAATAGTCGAGGAGATAGACAAGTTCTACAGGTGGATAAAGTCGCTCGATGTGGTGCCGACCATCATAGCCTTGAGGCAGGCCTGCGATTCCGTAAGAAAGGCAGAGCTCGCCAGGGCAATGGGCTCGCTTTCCAGCCTCGGCGAAAACGAGATGAAGGTCCTGGACGCAATGACCTCGGCCATCGTAAAGAAGATACTCCACAACCCGATAACGCACCTTAAGCGAGAGGCCAATAAAATTGAGGGCGACCTCTACATCGACACCATAAGGAAGCTATTCGACCTCGCTGTCGACGAGGAAGCCGTCAAGAAGGCAGCCCAGAACAACGACGATTGA
- a CDS encoding VCBS repeat-containing protein, translating to MDFVKGAMADMLASRLGGSLVIVRQDLVKAALPGNKGIEEGAALEAGKKLNADLVLFGSVTVFGKSVSMDAKLLDIATGRVTPFASQGTGVESIIGLTDKLSTDVLASLKPRAAAPVIEEKPVLATEATAPAVPAAPVPSTTEAMPDDGFIVKPKAGQDRPVSWRSETMEGMYVAMDAADLDRDGKKEIVAVSGSKVVIGAYAENGFRVLHEMEDKTGTNISVSIIDLDRDGAPEVYISRISGNEAASLVIEHRNGKYEVTASNLGWLMRTVRAGDAAPALIGQKYRKLDGFYGDVRVLAREGGKLVDKGEFSIALPRGADIYRFEALDFRGKGGLDIIALDSRGYLKVYAPQKEGEWAEEYRSADFFGGTLNYIVRKADRPGAAESEPFPVEGRFYHLDMDKDGKAELIIKKNTPGGLGRSAARPASFKTGELVSLSWDAMGGTVAENWRTRPVEGYISDFLIEDFDGDGAPEAVMLVVTGTGKLFGTTKSYILSHRISL from the coding sequence ATGGATTTCGTGAAGGGCGCGATGGCCGACATGCTCGCCTCAAGGCTCGGTGGCTCGCTTGTCATTGTAAGGCAGGACCTTGTCAAGGCCGCCCTTCCGGGGAATAAGGGCATCGAGGAGGGCGCGGCGCTTGAGGCGGGGAAAAAGCTCAATGCCGATCTCGTGCTTTTCGGGAGCGTCACCGTCTTCGGGAAATCCGTGAGCATGGACGCGAAGCTCCTTGATATCGCGACGGGCAGGGTCACGCCATTCGCGTCACAGGGCACCGGGGTGGAATCCATAATAGGGCTTACGGATAAGCTCTCAACCGATGTGCTGGCCTCCCTTAAGCCCAGGGCAGCGGCGCCTGTAATCGAGGAAAAGCCAGTCTTGGCAACCGAGGCCACTGCCCCTGCAGTCCCGGCGGCGCCGGTTCCATCAACAACCGAAGCCATGCCGGACGACGGCTTTATCGTAAAGCCCAAGGCAGGGCAGGATAGGCCCGTCTCGTGGAGGAGCGAGACGATGGAAGGCATGTACGTCGCCATGGACGCGGCAGACCTTGACCGCGACGGCAAAAAAGAGATAGTCGCCGTATCCGGTTCGAAAGTAGTAATAGGCGCTTACGCTGAGAACGGCTTCCGCGTGCTCCATGAGATGGAGGACAAGACCGGAACGAATATATCCGTTTCCATAATCGACCTGGACAGGGACGGCGCCCCGGAGGTCTATATTTCGAGGATATCCGGCAACGAGGCCGCAAGCCTTGTGATCGAGCACAGGAACGGGAAGTATGAGGTAACGGCAAGCAATCTCGGCTGGCTTATGCGGACAGTGCGGGCCGGAGACGCGGCCCCGGCGCTCATAGGCCAGAAGTACAGGAAGCTCGACGGCTTCTACGGCGATGTCAGGGTGCTTGCCAGGGAAGGCGGCAAGCTCGTGGACAAGGGAGAGTTCAGCATTGCGCTCCCGAGGGGAGCTGACATTTACAGGTTCGAGGCGCTTGACTTCAGGGGCAAGGGCGGCCTCGATATCATAGCCCTGGACAGCCGGGGGTATTTGAAGGTTTACGCCCCGCAAAAAGAGGGGGAATGGGCCGAGGAATACAGGAGCGCTGACTTTTTCGGAGGCACGCTCAATTATATAGTCCGTAAGGCCGACCGCCCCGGCGCAGCGGAATCCGAGCCATTCCCGGTCGAGGGCAGGTTCTATCATCTCGACATGGACAAGGATGGAAAGGCCGAGCTGATAATAAAGAAGAACACGCCCGGCGGCCTGGGGCGGAGCGCCGCGCGGCCTGCCTCATTTAAGACCGGAGAGCTTGTAAGCCTCTCATGGGACGCGATGGGCGGGACCGTGGCCGAGAACTGGCGGACCAGGCCCGTGGAGGGCTATATCTCGGATTTCCTCATCGAGGACTTTGACGGCGACGGCGCGCCCGAGGCGGTGATGCTGGTCGTCACAGGGACGGGAAAGCTCTTCGGGACCACAAAAAGTTATATACTTTCCCACCGGATTTCATTATAA
- a CDS encoding (2Fe-2S) ferredoxin domain-containing protein: MKPYRLHAFVCQGKRCLNKGSEEIFEDMKGKVKAGGLKGEVKVSRSGCLSVCKETDEEGQYSPAMVVYPEGVWYRNVTLKDVDEIIERHFRKGEVIERLLHYRLGSKTA, from the coding sequence TTGAAACCATACAGGCTCCACGCGTTCGTATGCCAGGGCAAGAGGTGCCTGAACAAGGGCTCTGAAGAGATATTCGAGGACATGAAGGGCAAGGTCAAGGCCGGGGGCCTTAAGGGCGAGGTGAAGGTTTCGAGGTCCGGGTGCCTGAGCGTTTGCAAGGAAACAGACGAGGAAGGGCAGTATTCGCCTGCCATGGTCGTCTATCCCGAGGGCGTCTGGTACAGGAACGTCACTCTAAAGGACGTGGACGAGATAATAGAGAGGCACTTCAGGAAGGGCGAGGTTATCGAGCGGCTGCTGCATTACAGGCTCGGCTCAAAAACAGCTTGA
- a CDS encoding helix-turn-helix domain-containing protein yields MNLVTIKELSDFLKVKPSTLYSWVHNGTIPFIKLNGLLRFDMDDVQEWVKGSKAMSHNVLKSLRKSSNLDVDAIVKRAVESARQGRYNPPKRETSLNQGLRKE; encoded by the coding sequence ATGAACCTCGTCACCATAAAAGAGCTGTCGGATTTCCTTAAAGTAAAACCGTCCACCCTTTACTCCTGGGTGCATAACGGGACGATTCCGTTCATCAAGCTAAACGGGCTCCTGCGCTTTGATATGGACGATGTCCAGGAGTGGGTCAAAGGCTCGAAGGCGATGTCCCACAACGTTCTGAAATCCTTGAGGAAATCGTCCAATCTGGATGTAGATGCAATCGTCAAAAGGGCAGTTGAAAGCGCCCGTCAAGGACGTTACAATCCTCCCAAACGGGAAACCAGCCTGAATCAAGGCCTCAGGAAGGAGTGA
- the ccsB gene encoding c-type cytochrome biogenesis protein CcsB has protein sequence MSEIFFHITAAVYLLATLVYSAYLFSRKDRLLTIAQAAMVAGFAFHTVTIIARWAAAGRTPVTSFHESLTFFSWVTVFAFLFLLLKYKQRVLGAFVSPFALLLLITASLLPKEIVPLSPVLESYWLPVHVSLAFLGNSFFALAFLLGVMYIIQERYLKTRKLKGLFFALPSLETLDELNYKCLQYGFPLLTAAIITGAIWSEYATGSYWQWKHRQVWSLITWFLYAALLHGRLTAGWRGRKASILSAIAFACLIGSYFIINILSGGAHGLSR, from the coding sequence GTGAGCGAAATCTTTTTCCACATAACGGCGGCGGTCTATCTCTTGGCTACCCTTGTCTATTCCGCATATCTCTTCTCGAGGAAGGACCGGCTCCTTACCATAGCCCAGGCCGCCATGGTCGCGGGCTTCGCCTTCCATACCGTAACCATAATAGCGCGCTGGGCGGCCGCGGGCCGCACCCCTGTTACGAGCTTCCACGAGTCCCTCACCTTCTTCTCGTGGGTGACCGTCTTCGCGTTCCTCTTCCTCCTTTTAAAATACAAACAGCGAGTTCTGGGCGCGTTCGTAAGCCCGTTCGCGCTACTCCTGCTCATAACCGCCTCGCTCCTTCCAAAGGAAATAGTGCCGCTCTCGCCGGTGCTCGAGAGCTACTGGCTTCCGGTGCACGTAAGCCTCGCATTCCTGGGAAACTCCTTTTTCGCCCTGGCCTTCCTACTGGGCGTCATGTACATAATCCAGGAGCGTTATCTCAAGACGAGGAAGCTAAAGGGCCTTTTCTTCGCCCTCCCATCGCTTGAAACGCTCGACGAGCTTAACTATAAATGCCTCCAGTACGGGTTCCCGCTCCTTACGGCCGCCATCATAACCGGGGCCATCTGGTCGGAGTACGCGACCGGCAGCTACTGGCAGTGGAAGCACCGCCAGGTCTGGTCGCTCATAACTTGGTTCCTCTACGCGGCGCTCCTCCATGGCAGGCTCACGGCCGGGTGGAGGGGGCGGAAGGCGTCCATACTCTCGGCTATCGCCTTCGCCTGCCTTATAGGCTCCTATTTCATAATAAACATACTCTCCGGGGGGGCTCACGGCCTTTCGCGTTGA
- a CDS encoding site-specific DNA-methyltransferase: protein MTRSSYELTYRGKSPESEVLSTPALPLHLIKAVRGAEGWRNILISGDNLNALASLLVMKKKGQLSSADGSPGAKLIYIDPPFSTNLEFRGKENQKAYKDKVLGAEFIEFLRKRLILLREVLSSEGSIFVHLDWKKAHYIKAVMDEVFGEENFLNDIIWSYGGRGAKAVAGQFSRNHDIILWYRKGGRHTFNQLALEKAVPKKGSGFKQDDAGRWFKTSPRGDYTDESVRALEKEGRVYRTRNGTVRIKYFLKEEGDFLLENKLVGDVWDDIPDAMHLSATEKTGYPTQKPEALLARIIKAASNPGDLVLDAFAGAGTTLAVAEKLGRRWAGVDSGALAIHTIEKRLFSIRNSRHMEKPAKRHGKACSPFAVFSLCSEEEDDCACGGERGPDVKCRYSIDESTGECVVKIERFRSRGARQGAGLEALSSVALDMDFNGDVLHIDSFHTMEELRETGFELRFPIEKVNGGVMLVFSDIYGNEKWFLGELA from the coding sequence TTGACGCGGTCAAGTTACGAGCTTACATACAGGGGCAAGTCGCCTGAAAGCGAAGTCCTCTCGACCCCCGCCCTGCCGCTCCACCTTATAAAAGCCGTGAGGGGGGCTGAGGGCTGGCGTAATATCCTCATCTCGGGCGATAACCTCAATGCCCTTGCCTCGCTCCTTGTGATGAAAAAAAAGGGGCAGCTTTCATCTGCCGATGGCTCGCCCGGCGCGAAGCTCATCTACATAGACCCGCCATTCTCGACAAACCTTGAATTCAGGGGCAAGGAAAACCAGAAGGCCTACAAAGACAAGGTCCTGGGCGCGGAGTTCATAGAATTCCTGAGGAAAAGGCTCATACTTCTGAGAGAGGTCCTTTCCTCCGAGGGCTCCATATTCGTCCACCTCGACTGGAAAAAGGCCCATTACATAAAGGCCGTCATGGACGAGGTCTTCGGCGAGGAGAACTTCCTGAACGACATAATCTGGAGCTACGGCGGCAGGGGCGCAAAGGCCGTTGCCGGGCAGTTCTCGCGTAACCACGACATAATACTCTGGTACAGGAAGGGCGGAAGGCACACCTTCAACCAGCTCGCACTCGAAAAGGCAGTACCCAAGAAGGGGAGCGGCTTCAAGCAGGATGACGCGGGCCGCTGGTTCAAGACCTCTCCAAGGGGCGACTATACGGACGAGAGCGTACGCGCCCTTGAAAAGGAAGGGCGCGTCTACAGGACCAGGAACGGCACTGTCCGGATAAAGTATTTCCTTAAGGAGGAAGGCGACTTTCTCCTTGAGAATAAGCTCGTTGGCGATGTGTGGGACGACATCCCTGACGCCATGCACCTGTCGGCAACAGAAAAAACCGGCTACCCCACTCAGAAGCCCGAGGCCCTCCTTGCCCGTATTATAAAGGCCGCCTCAAACCCCGGAGATCTCGTCCTCGACGCGTTTGCCGGCGCGGGCACGACCCTTGCCGTCGCCGAAAAGCTCGGAAGGAGGTGGGCGGGGGTCGATTCCGGGGCGCTCGCCATCCACACGATTGAAAAGAGACTCTTTTCAATAAGAAATTCAAGGCATATGGAAAAACCGGCGAAAAGGCATGGGAAGGCCTGCTCCCCCTTTGCGGTCTTCTCGCTATGCTCCGAAGAAGAGGATGACTGCGCATGCGGCGGGGAGCGCGGCCCTGACGTAAAGTGCCGCTACTCCATAGACGAATCGACTGGCGAATGCGTCGTGAAAATAGAGCGGTTCAGGAGCCGTGGCGCGCGGCAAGGCGCGGGGCTTGAGGCCCTTTCTTCGGTAGCCCTGGATATGGATTTTAACGGAGATGTCCTGCATATAGACTCATTCCACACAATGGAGGAGCTTAGAGAAACAGGGTTTGAGCTTCGCTTTCCAATCGAAAAGGTCAATGGCGGGGTAATGCTCGTCTTTTCGGACATATACGGGAACGAAAAATGGTTTTTGGGGGAGCTCGCCTGA
- a CDS encoding bifunctional precorrin-2 dehydrogenase/sirohydrochlorin ferrochelatase, whose amino-acid sequence MGAAYFPSIRNMRYYPVFLDLKDRPCLVVGGGPVAERKALGLLAAGAKVTVVGPRVTKALEGLAREKEIALRKRAYRPGDSKGRFLIVAATASREVNEAVQRDAKLFGCLLNVVDDPARSNFIVPSVVRRGALTIAISTSGKSPYLARVLREEFEGRIGAEYEAFIEILGAARKKLLKTGLSRDKKERIIKALVKSPIPVLLKERRVREVNQVLRDTLGEGYTLSKLGVRLKGEGRG is encoded by the coding sequence ATGGGGGCCGCTTACTTCCCTTCAATACGGAATATGCGCTATTATCCCGTTTTTCTGGATTTGAAGGACAGGCCCTGCCTGGTCGTCGGGGGCGGCCCTGTTGCCGAAAGGAAGGCCCTGGGCCTTCTGGCGGCGGGCGCCAAGGTGACTGTCGTGGGCCCCAGGGTTACGAAAGCCCTGGAGGGGCTTGCAAGGGAAAAGGAGATAGCGCTAAGAAAAAGGGCATACAGGCCGGGAGACTCGAAGGGCCGCTTCCTTATCGTCGCGGCAACGGCTTCGAGAGAGGTTAACGAGGCCGTCCAAAGGGATGCGAAATTATTTGGCTGTCTTTTGAACGTTGTAGACGACCCGGCCCGCTCGAACTTCATCGTCCCCTCGGTTGTAAGGAGGGGCGCGTTGACCATAGCCATATCCACATCGGGCAAGAGCCCTTATCTTGCACGCGTCCTGAGGGAAGAATTCGAGGGGCGTATCGGGGCCGAGTACGAAGCCTTTATCGAGATACTGGGGGCGGCCAGGAAGAAGCTATTGAAAACCGGCCTCAGCCGTGATAAAAAAGAAAGGATTATTAAGGCTTTGGTTAAGTCCCCGATACCCGTGCTCCTCAAAGAGAGGCGGGTCCGGGAGGTGAATCAAGTCCTCAGGGACACCCTGGGGGAAGGATACACCCTCTCGAAGCTCGGGGTCAGGCTTAAGGGAGAAGGGCGAGGCTAA
- a CDS encoding DUF5906 domain-containing protein translates to MEKPTKPNIDQARRHLMLLDEDAENFVFQTFADNPGRKDKTLTRVLYGTLDEHAAELTRLNQKGAGVFVLVNHSKNGRRRIADITHARAIFREADAPDLPPLPMEPHFVIETSPGKRHEYLVIEPTEDLDKWDRIMARMVEDFGSDPNAKDRARVLRLAGFYHLKDPARPHLVKIVQENGGLPYTLEQVARHVPPLIKNAKAAAPVGETITEGARNAKLTSLAGSMRRRGASEDAILAALAEENRHRCVPPLGDEEVEQIAGSIAKYPPEPLVDEASILAAAKGLTPDSPPEDIEPIIAAATKNLRPIARQRLYEAIKAATGLPLSAIRLEAASVFKAAEAEEPDHLDLARKTIEVIGADNVISTEAHIWVWEGKGVWRDVDDRRIKIEVHNVLESSGLDVSQNRVNGVLDVFRTETFKDAHVWNIHEDTINVLNGELMLTPEGWRLCPHERENYRTTQLPVAYDPGADSPRFRQFLEEIFRGDADGPEKARALLEMVAYTLVSHARYERFILLVGNGANGKSVLLAVIRLLVGPANCAAVQPSQFGNQFQRAHLNHKLANIVSELKEGAELEDDALKAIVSGEPTTVSHKFKDPFVMMPFATCWFGTNHLPHTNDFSDAMFRRALVVPFNRQFKPGVDADPHLKDKLAAELPGILNMALAAYADAMNRGTFTEPASCIEAKHAWRLEADQAAQFAEEAIEWLAGERETSKAVFDAYQAWAEANGVKRPLNRKNLTQRLERLGARTGKAHGGQRVLYGLRLRDGGVSGAFSHPLAYGENTCIQNTGEEIHLYSKNSKGTEVPPLAPPSPQEDDETVLEVLE, encoded by the coding sequence ATGGAAAAGCCGACCAAACCCAACATCGACCAGGCCCGTCGTCATTTGATGTTGCTGGATGAGGACGCTGAGAACTTCGTCTTTCAGACCTTCGCCGATAACCCCGGGCGAAAAGACAAGACATTGACCCGCGTTCTCTACGGAACTCTTGACGAGCACGCGGCAGAGCTGACCCGCTTAAACCAAAAGGGTGCCGGGGTGTTTGTACTCGTCAACCACTCGAAAAACGGCAGACGGAGGATAGCTGACATAACCCACGCGCGCGCTATTTTCAGGGAAGCTGATGCCCCGGACCTTCCGCCGCTACCTATGGAACCTCATTTCGTAATTGAGACCTCGCCTGGGAAGCGACACGAGTATCTGGTGATTGAGCCGACCGAGGACCTCGACAAATGGGACCGCATAATGGCCCGCATGGTGGAGGACTTTGGCAGCGACCCGAACGCAAAAGACCGCGCCCGCGTGCTCAGGCTGGCAGGTTTCTACCACCTAAAAGACCCCGCAAGACCTCACCTTGTAAAAATCGTCCAGGAAAACGGTGGACTACCGTACACGCTCGAACAAGTTGCTCGTCATGTACCACCGCTTATAAAGAACGCGAAGGCTGCCGCTCCGGTCGGTGAGACAATAACAGAGGGGGCGCGCAACGCGAAATTAACGTCCCTTGCCGGTTCCATGAGGCGGCGCGGAGCGAGCGAGGACGCAATCCTGGCCGCGCTTGCCGAGGAGAATAGGCATAGGTGCGTCCCTCCGCTCGGAGACGAGGAGGTCGAGCAGATTGCCGGGAGTATCGCTAAATACCCGCCTGAGCCGCTCGTTGATGAAGCGTCCATCCTGGCGGCAGCCAAAGGCTTGACCCCTGACTCACCCCCCGAGGATATCGAGCCGATAATAGCGGCCGCCACCAAGAACCTGAGGCCCATCGCGCGCCAGAGGCTTTACGAGGCCATTAAAGCGGCCACAGGTCTTCCGTTAAGCGCGATTCGCCTGGAGGCCGCTTCCGTCTTCAAGGCGGCTGAAGCAGAGGAGCCGGACCATCTCGACCTTGCCCGGAAAACGATAGAGGTCATCGGGGCTGACAACGTCATCTCTACAGAGGCCCATATCTGGGTGTGGGAAGGCAAGGGCGTGTGGCGTGATGTCGACGACCGGAGAATCAAAATCGAGGTTCACAATGTCCTCGAATCGTCTGGCCTCGACGTTTCCCAGAACCGCGTGAACGGGGTGCTGGACGTCTTCAGGACCGAAACCTTCAAAGACGCCCATGTCTGGAACATCCATGAGGACACGATAAACGTCCTCAATGGAGAATTGATGCTTACGCCCGAAGGCTGGCGACTTTGTCCTCATGAGCGCGAGAATTACCGCACCACACAGCTGCCGGTCGCTTACGACCCCGGGGCGGACTCGCCCCGTTTCCGGCAGTTCTTGGAGGAGATATTCCGGGGAGACGCAGACGGGCCGGAAAAGGCCAGGGCGCTCCTTGAAATGGTTGCTTACACGCTCGTATCGCACGCTCGATATGAGCGGTTTATCCTGCTGGTCGGCAACGGCGCAAACGGCAAGAGCGTTCTCCTGGCGGTTATACGGCTCCTGGTGGGCCCAGCCAATTGCGCGGCAGTGCAGCCGTCCCAGTTCGGGAACCAGTTCCAGAGGGCGCACCTGAATCACAAGCTCGCGAATATCGTCTCTGAGCTCAAGGAGGGCGCTGAGCTCGAGGACGACGCATTGAAGGCAATCGTCTCCGGCGAGCCCACCACGGTGTCCCACAAATTCAAGGACCCATTCGTGATGATGCCCTTTGCCACCTGCTGGTTCGGGACAAATCATTTGCCGCACACGAACGATTTTTCGGATGCCATGTTTCGCAGGGCTTTGGTCGTGCCCTTTAACCGGCAATTCAAGCCCGGGGTCGACGCCGACCCGCACCTCAAGGACAAGCTCGCAGCCGAGTTACCCGGGATACTGAATATGGCCCTGGCCGCTTATGCAGACGCCATGAATCGGGGGACCTTCACCGAACCAGCGTCCTGCATTGAGGCTAAACACGCATGGAGGCTGGAGGCTGACCAGGCGGCACAGTTCGCCGAGGAGGCAATCGAGTGGCTGGCTGGCGAGCGTGAGACCTCGAAGGCCGTTTTTGATGCCTACCAGGCTTGGGCCGAGGCAAACGGGGTAAAGCGTCCACTGAACCGCAAGAACCTCACCCAGAGGCTCGAGCGCCTGGGGGCCAGAACAGGGAAGGCCCATGGCGGGCAACGGGTGCTCTATGGCCTCAGGCTAAGGGACGGAGGCGTGAGTGGCGCATTTTCTCACCCTTTAGCGTATGGAGAAAATACATGTATTCAAAATACAGGAGAAGAAATACATTTGTATTCCAAAAATAGTAAGGGTACGGAAGTCCCGCCACTCGCGCCTCCATCGCCACAGGAGGACGACGAGACCGTACTTGAGGTGCTCGAATGA
- a CDS encoding site-specific integrase has protein sequence MGLYKRGQVWWMQFTYKGRLIRRSTETGDKKLARTIFGKVTTEIAEGKWLDKLEGEDKTFSDLAEKYINEYAKQHKRSWSKDDERLKNHLIPFFGNMIVTEISPKIISAYKGHRYSKGVKAATINRELAIMKHMYTIAVKEWEWCRDNPVMRVSMEKEGQPRDRWLTYEEEKRLMGACPGWLQEIVTFALNTGMRQGEILSLRWQDVNLFSGIATLQETKNGERRSIPLNRTTWELLKAKSKVRYLASDHVFANDAGKRMDGGNLRTDFMKALKAAKIDGFCFHDLRHTFATRLVQRGIDLYKVQKLLGHRDNKTTQRYAHHYPESLRDGVDVLDIRPDAAQPVAQF, from the coding sequence ATGGGGCTTTATAAACGAGGCCAGGTCTGGTGGATGCAGTTCACATACAAGGGCAGGCTTATTAGAAGGTCTACCGAGACCGGGGACAAGAAGCTTGCCAGGACGATCTTCGGCAAGGTGACCACCGAGATCGCCGAAGGCAAGTGGCTGGACAAGCTCGAGGGCGAGGATAAGACCTTCAGCGACCTTGCGGAGAAGTACATCAACGAGTACGCCAAGCAACACAAGAGGTCCTGGTCAAAGGACGATGAACGCCTCAAGAACCACCTCATCCCATTCTTCGGCAACATGATCGTGACGGAGATTAGCCCAAAGATAATCTCCGCCTACAAGGGGCACAGGTACTCCAAGGGCGTGAAAGCGGCCACCATCAACCGGGAGTTGGCTATCATGAAGCACATGTACACGATAGCGGTGAAGGAATGGGAGTGGTGCAGGGACAACCCGGTTATGCGCGTCTCGATGGAGAAGGAAGGCCAGCCGCGTGACAGGTGGCTGACCTACGAGGAGGAAAAGAGGCTCATGGGGGCCTGTCCTGGATGGCTTCAGGAGATCGTCACCTTCGCGCTCAACACCGGGATGCGCCAAGGCGAGATCCTCTCATTGAGATGGCAGGACGTGAACCTCTTTAGCGGCATCGCCACCCTCCAGGAGACGAAGAACGGCGAGCGGAGGTCCATCCCCCTTAACCGGACCACATGGGAGCTACTGAAGGCGAAATCCAAGGTCAGATATCTCGCAAGCGACCATGTCTTTGCGAACGACGCAGGAAAGAGGATGGACGGCGGGAACCTTCGAACCGATTTCATGAAGGCACTCAAGGCCGCGAAGATTGACGGCTTCTGCTTCCACGACTTGAGACATACCTTCGCAACCCGACTCGTTCAGCGTGGCATCGACCTCTACAAGGTCCAGAAGCTCCTCGGCCACCGGGACAACAAGACCACGCAGAGGTACGCGCACCATTATCCGGAAAGCCTCCGGGACGGCGTTGACGTCCTGGACATCAGGCCGGATGCGGCGCAACCAGTAGCACAGTTTTAG